A region from the Benincasa hispida cultivar B227 chromosome 10, ASM972705v1, whole genome shotgun sequence genome encodes:
- the LOC120088243 gene encoding uncharacterized protein LOC120088243 — MDEDICRWIIEFILRSKMDDHLQKRVMAVVPFSDKDFRLKKTVLLRSLESEILDAVLTEKLLVNFELIEQLDKAEGLAIMESMKGAYCAVAVECTVKYLLVEGIHKHGRYFDAVRRIWNGRVTELVKSGKSKLVSRELKAWKDEFEASLCDKNIRKKLMLMNTRYDALKLTGDYLSEAWAVMGSSFIELCASLMDKRMVNEMQPSQLEQKTNKMAIESEDVGGGDEIEVPSQADNRVRPEQHESGQVLSQPERRTDLLNSHQGLGTNEGSKQPDIVATTTERVQELATETEEGQESIEKEVAVLHNPTPRRDENVRTPAMPRCKSLAFHRRVRGRAKISQLEDFENENGNSFERYTCPDTTEVNRVREALRTSSVELQAVVKDPLPDALRIAESVANDLAKKNETREHSSEGRNDAGAANPTINKDAVPLQSVSANLKNPGYGQKTRPSIMERNSTACSYEWNDSIDDSPEGSHADRLHLPSPKRKVISPLKKYEETKIVRRRQCKKWSLLEEDTLRTAVERFGKGNWKLILNSYRDIFDERTEVDLKDKWRNMTRY; from the exons ATGGACGAGGACATTTGCCGTTGGATTATCGAATTCATACTCCGGAGTAAAATGGACGATCACTTGCAGAAGAGAGTTATGGCGGTCGTTCCCTTCTCAGACAAGGATTTTCGCCTGAAGAAAACGGTGCTTTTAAGGTCCCTAGAGAGCGAAATATTGGATGCTGTTTTAACGGAGAAATTACTTGTAAATTTTGAGTTGATTGAGCAGTTAGACAAGGCTGAAGGCCTTGCAATCATGGAATCAATGAAAGGTGCATATTGTGCTGTGGCAGTGGAATGCACCGTGAAGTACTTGCTGGTGGaaggcattcacaaacatggAAGGTATTTTGATGCTGTGAGGAGGATATGGAATGGAAGAGTTACTGAATTGGTGAAATCGGGCAAGAGTAAGTTGGTTTCGAGGGAATTGAAAGCATGGAAGGATGAATTTGAAGCGTCACTTTGTGATAAAAATATTAGGAAGAAGTTGATGCTCATGAACACGAGATATGATGCCCTGAAACTGACAGGAGACTATCTGAGTGAGGCGTGGGCGGTAATGGGTTCGTCATTTATTGAATTGTGTGCTTCTTTGATGGATAAAAGGATGGTCAATGAAATGCAGCCTAGTCAGTTAGAgcagaaaacaaacaaaatggcTATTGAGAGTGAGGATGTAGGTGGCGGTGATGAGATTGAAGTGCCCTCCCAAGCGGATAATCGTGTGAGACCGGAGCAGCACGAAAGTGGGCAAGTCCTTAGTCAGCCTGAAAGAAGAACTGATTTGCTAAATAGCCATCAGGGTTTGGGTACCAACGAGGGTTCTAAACAACCAGACATTGTTGCTACGACCACGGAGAGAGTTCAAGAGTTGGCTACTGAAACAGAGGAAGGGCAAGAATCGATTGAGAAGGAGGTTGCAGTTTTGCACAATCCAACTCCACGTCGAGATG AAAACGTGAGGACTCCTGCTATGCCAAGATGCAAGTCCCTTGCATTTCATAGACGTGTTAGAGGCAGAGCTAAAATTAGTCAACTGGAGGACTTCGAGAATGAGAATGGCAATTCatttgaaagatatacttgCCCAGATACTACTGAAGTTAACCGGGTGCGAGAAGCACTTAGGACTAGCTCTGTAGAGCTGCAGGCAGTGGTGAAAGATCCACTTCCTGATGCATTGCGCATAGCAGAATCTGTAGCCAATGATCTTGCCAAAAAGAATGAAACTCGTGAGCATTCTTCGGAGGGCCGAAATGATGCTGGTGCTGCCAATCCAACAATTAACAAGGACGCCGTGCCTCTTCAATCTGTGAGTGCAAATCTTAAAAATCCAGGTTATGGTCAAAAGACACGGCCTAGCATCATGGAACGCAACAGTACAGCTTGTTCATATGAG TGGAATGATTCAATAGATGATTCACCTGAAGGAAGTCATGCCGACAGACTTCACCTTCCTAGTCCCAAGAGAAAGGTTATTTCTCCCTTGAAGAAGTACGAAGAAACTAAAATTGTACGGAGAAGGCAGTGTAAGAAGTGGAGCTTGCTTGAAGAAGACACCTTAAGAACTGCTGTGGAAAG GTTTGGTAAAGGAAATTGGAAGCTCATCTTAAATAGCTATCGTGATATATTTGATGAAAGAACAGAG GTTGATCTGAAGGATAAGTGGAGAAACATGACCAGATACTAA
- the LOC120088244 gene encoding transcription factor RF2b-like: MQDPAPSNPIHTPNSNQIPPLNVAAPPPKTHKPPPVANATASSSSSMFANVNAGNASFMPRVGSHHRRAHSEVSFRLPEDMMDISASDPFNGGSSTASLEEIGSEDDLFSTYIDVKKLGGNGGGNFVDHNGNGGSEGAGAGSEGEKTSKPRHRHSVSVDGTTSSSSMFGEIMEAKKAMPPDKLAELWSSDPKRAKRILANRQSAARSKERKARYIQELERKVQTLQTEATTLSAQLTLFQRDTTGLSTENTELKLRLQAMEQQAQLRDALNEALKKEVERLKIATGEMMSPAESFNLGIHHMAYAPSSFIQLSQQQPGSAGLQNMQMPPFSHSPSNMSTHPLLPSDSHSLSEVLQTDSLGRLQGLDISSKGSSLVKSEGPSLSASESSTTF, translated from the exons atgCAAGATCCAGCGCCATCGAACCCTATCCACACTCCCAATTCCAATCAAATTCCTCCACTCAATGTTGCAGCACCGCCGCCGAAGACTCACAAACCGCCGCCGGTGGCGAATGCGACGGCCTCCTCCTCGTCATCGATGTTTGCCAATGTGAATGCTGGAAATGCTTCATTCATGCCTAGAGTTGGCTCTCATCATCGGAGAGCTCATTCAGAAGTTAGTTTCCGGTTGCCGGAGGATATGATGGATATTTCCGCGTCGGATCCGTTCAATGGCGGTTCGTCGACGGCAAGTCTGGAGGAGATCGGATCGGAAGATGATCTGTTTTCGACTTACATTGATGTGAAGAAGCTTGGAGGTAATGGAGGAGGGAATTTCGTAGATCATAATGGTAATGGCGGAAGTGAAGGTGCTGGTGCTGGTAGCGAAGGGGAGAAGACTTCGAAGCCAAGGCATCGGCATAGCGTTTCGGTGGATGGAACGACGTCGTCGTCGAGTATGTTTGGGGAAATTATGGAAGCGAAGAAAGCTATGCCTCCTGATAAGTTGGCTGAGCTTTGGTCCAGTGATCCAAAACGCGCTAAAAG GATATTGGCAAATCGACAGTCTGCTGCTCGCTCAAAAGAGAGGAAGGCAAGATATATACAAGAATTGGAGCGCAAAGTGCAAACCCTTCAAACAGAAGCAACTACTCTATCAGCCCAATTGACTTTGTTCCAG CGAGACACGACGGGTCTCAGTACTGAAAATACAGAGCTTAAGCTTCGTTTACAGGCTATGGAGCAACAAGCCCAATTGCGTGATG CTTTGAACGAAGCATTAAAGAAGGAAGTCGAGAGGCTTAAGATCGCTACAGGGGAAATGATGAGCCCTGCCGAGTCTTTTAACTTGGGAATTCATCACATGGCATACGCCCCGTCGTCTTTCATTCAACTTTCGCAACAACAACCAGGATCTGCTGGCCTTCAAAATATGCAAATGCCACCATTTAGCCATTCTCCATCCAATATGTCTACCCACCCTCTGCTTCCATCAGATTCTCATTCTCTCTCTGAGGTTCTGCAGACTGACTCTCTCGGCCGATTGCAGGGTCTCGACATCAGTAGTAAAGGATCGTCACTTGTGAAATCCGAGGGCCCTTCACTCTCTGCTAGTGAAAGCAGTACAACCTTTTGA